From a single Papaver somniferum cultivar HN1 unplaced genomic scaffold, ASM357369v1 unplaced-scaffold_19, whole genome shotgun sequence genomic region:
- the LOC113338800 gene encoding histone H2A.1-like, giving the protein MEGTASANVVSKGGRKGGDRKKALTKSAKAGLQFPVGRITRFLKKGRYSQRLGSGAPVYMAAVLEYLAAEVIELAGNAAKDNKKARIIPRHLCLAIRNDEELGKLLAGVTIASGGVLPNINPILLRKKSGKAEAEKPSTQKFPGKTVASKSPKK; this is encoded by the exons ATGGAAGGAACAGCAAGTGCAAATGTTGTTAgcaagggaggaagaaaaggtgGTGACAGAAAGAAAGCCTTAACAAAATCTGCTAAAGCTGGATTGCAATTCCCAGTCGGAAGAATCACTCGTTTCTTGAAGAAAGGTCGTTACTCTCAGCGTCTTGGCTCTGGTGCTCCCGTCTACATGGCTGCTGTTCTTGAGTATCTCGCTGCTGAG GTAATAGAATTAGCCGGAAATGCTGCAAAAGACAACAAGAAAGCACGAATCATACCAAGACATTTATGTTTAGCAATAAGGAATGACGAAGAGTTGGGGAAATTACTCGCTGGTGTTACAATTGCTAGTGGTGGTGTCCTTCCCAACATTAACCCCATATTGTTACGAAAGAAGAGCGGAAAAGCTGAGGCAGAGAAACCCTCTACTCAGAAATTTCCAGGAAAGACTGTTGCTTCTAAATCTCCAAAGAAGTAA
- the LOC113338798 gene encoding histone H2A, sperm-like, protein MEGTAGANVVSKGGRKGGDRKKAVTKSARAGLQFPVGRITRFLKKGRYSQRLGSGAPVYMAAVLEYIAAEVLELAGNASRDNKKSRIIPRHLCLAIRNDEELGKLLTGVTIASGGVLPNINSVLLPKKSGKAEAEKPSSQKFPGKTVASKSPKK, encoded by the exons ATGGAAGGAACTGCAGGTGCAAATGTTGTTAgcaagggaggaagaaaaggcgGTGACAGAAAGAAAGCCGTAACAAAATCTGCTAGAGCTGGATTGCAATTCCCAGTTGGAAGAATCACTCGTTTCTTGAAGAAAGGTCGATACTCTCAGCGTCTTGGTTCTGGTGCTCCTGTTTACATGGCTGCTGTTCTTGAATATATCGCTGCAGAG GTGTTGGAATTAGCCGGAAATGCTTCAAGAGACAACAAGAAATCGAGAATCATACCAAGACATTTGTGCTTAGCAATAAGGAATGATGAAGAATTGGGGAAGTTACTTACTGGTGTTACAATTGCTAGTGGTGGTGTTCTGCCTAACATTAACTCTGTTTTGTTACCGAAGAAGAGCGGAAAAGCCGAGGCAGAGAAACCCTCTTCTCAGAAATTTCCAGGAAAAACTGTTGCTTCTAAATCTCCCAAGAAGTAA